A window of the Coprobacter fastidiosus genome harbors these coding sequences:
- a CDS encoding DUF5689 domain-containing protein yields MKKIKYIVCALLAAVSFTSCVNDYDEITQEMAVLPENDPRVWPANMSIGELVAMYDRIDSLYVFGKDDTLRYHAPIDEATGSIKNAYYTVNQGDVEYPIIGAEYVDGRLKLPIEYKGKKFTIYREEGETYKNLFTLNPIEGPQDIYIKGRIISADTASNIYKYFVLEDLNTRQSLKVAIDAGSLSGVFPLGQVVAVKCNGLMMGRYAEMPQLGVYSFRNDDKTRYEPGRIPYAMVYDHFQRIGWPDKSKVTVPEEAVLTMAEIAALDSTWYGRLIKIENVEFTWKNDRDADLKTEFVSLRRSIEKTGNVNAHQLSPVFAPSTYDMSKKYNIGYPMSREVSDDTGTLYISTSEYAHFAETFIPKKGSVGTVTAILGWFHDKNDNYGGKYQLTLRSLDDLEGFEYYNGPREYAEGERPQ; encoded by the coding sequence ATGAAAAAGATTAAATATATAGTTTGTGCATTATTGGCGGCAGTATCATTTACTTCGTGTGTGAATGATTATGATGAGATCACGCAGGAAATGGCGGTTTTACCGGAAAACGATCCTCGAGTTTGGCCGGCAAATATGTCTATCGGCGAGTTGGTGGCAATGTATGACCGAATCGATAGCTTGTATGTGTTCGGTAAAGACGATACGTTACGTTATCATGCTCCGATAGATGAAGCGACAGGAAGTATAAAAAACGCTTATTATACGGTGAATCAGGGCGATGTGGAATATCCGATTATTGGAGCGGAATATGTTGACGGGCGTCTTAAATTGCCGATCGAATATAAAGGTAAGAAATTTACCATTTATCGGGAAGAAGGAGAGACTTATAAGAATCTCTTTACACTGAATCCGATCGAAGGTCCGCAAGATATTTATATAAAGGGGCGTATTATTTCTGCGGATACTGCTTCTAATATTTACAAATATTTTGTTTTGGAAGATTTGAATACTCGTCAATCGTTGAAAGTAGCGATAGATGCCGGAAGTTTGAGCGGTGTTTTCCCGTTAGGGCAAGTGGTTGCCGTGAAATGTAACGGTTTGATGATGGGACGTTATGCCGAAATGCCGCAATTGGGAGTTTACTCTTTCCGGAATGATGACAAGACCCGTTATGAACCGGGACGTATTCCTTATGCTATGGTATATGACCATTTTCAACGTATCGGATGGCCTGATAAGAGTAAAGTGACAGTACCGGAAGAAGCTGTATTGACAATGGCTGAAATTGCAGCGTTGGATTCTACTTGGTACGGACGGTTGATCAAAATTGAGAATGTCGAATTTACATGGAAGAATGATCGAGATGCTGATTTAAAGACCGAATTTGTTTCATTACGTCGCTCTATCGAGAAAACCGGGAATGTAAATGCCCATCAGTTGAGTCCGGTTTTTGCACCTTCTACCTATGATATGAGTAAGAAATACAATATCGGTTATCCGATGTCTCGAGAGGTATCGGACGATACGGGAACATTATATATTTCAACGAGTGAATATGCCCATTTTGCCGAAACGTTTATTCCGAAAAAAGGAAGTGTGGGAACTGTAACGGCTATTTTGGGATGGTTTCATGATAAAAATGATAATTACGGAGGAAAATATCAATTGACACTTCGTTCTTTGGATGATCTCGAAGGGTTTGAATATTATAATGGTCCTCGTGAATATGCCGAAGGCGAAAGACCTCAATAA
- a CDS encoding RNA polymerase sigma factor, with product MNSNSFQQRLLGLQDNLLNFAYMLTSNREEAKDLLQDTTLKALDNEEKYIDNINFKGWVFTIMRNIFINNYRRIVRNQTIVDQTEDLYHLNLPQESGFNTPEGSFTVKEITKAINSFTDEYKVPFSMHVAGFKYHEIAEKMELPLGTVKSRIFFARQRLQEMLKDYK from the coding sequence ATGAATTCAAATTCGTTTCAACAGAGATTGTTGGGATTACAAGACAATCTGCTAAATTTTGCTTATATGCTGACATCGAACCGGGAAGAAGCAAAAGATCTGCTTCAAGACACAACATTAAAAGCCCTCGATAACGAGGAGAAGTATATCGATAATATAAATTTCAAAGGTTGGGTATTTACGATTATGCGGAACATCTTTATAAACAATTACAGACGCATAGTCCGCAATCAGACCATCGTCGATCAAACCGAAGATTTATATCATCTTAATCTCCCTCAAGAATCAGGATTCAATACTCCCGAAGGCTCTTTTACCGTGAAAGAAATTACCAAAGCAATAAACAGTTTTACGGACGAATACAAAGTTCCGTTCTCTATGCACGTGGCGGGATTCAAATATCATGAAATTGCAGAAAAGATGGAGTTGCCGTTAGGCACAGTCAAAAGCCGCATCTTCTTTGCCCGTCAACGTTTACAAGAGATGTTGAAAGATTATAAGTAA
- a CDS encoding endonuclease I family protein, giving the protein MLKKFRIFLLFLSIFSLIRAEIPEGYYPATLNGKKERELKTAFHLLLKDHTRIGYGASGTWKVFRYSDAKPGGIVWDMYSNTVRYFTSGSTGATKNMNIEHSVPKSWWGDAADYNGTTPFTRFKYEASYDLHHLTPADAGANEQKSNYPLGVVYTESWSNGVTKVGTGYIGGKAVSVFEPADEYKGDFARMYFYFVTCYQDYTWVSLGTKMFQRNDYPTLTDYARNLLLEWSRQDPVSQKEIDRNDGVYKFQHNRNPFIDFPDLAEYIWGTKTDEAFYLGAGITNWQTGDYFIFPNSTIGESVEKSFRIEGIQIASAVSLILDGDDKNMFSFAVSSLSADEVNAGTDVGATYMPSSAGLHKATLTLAADNIASVAVELRGVSVPQTIRRIVPVGLKKEYSLNDSGVALKLSETLPGCTWEGDGVSANVFTPGKAGKGTHTLKWKSSSGCGSVQVVVK; this is encoded by the coding sequence ATGTTGAAAAAATTTCGGATATTTCTTTTATTCTTATCGATCTTCAGTCTTATCCGTGCTGAAATTCCGGAGGGATATTACCCGGCGACGTTAAATGGAAAGAAAGAACGGGAACTGAAAACTGCCTTTCATTTATTGCTCAAAGATCACACTCGTATCGGATATGGTGCTTCGGGGACGTGGAAAGTATTCAGGTATAGCGATGCCAAACCGGGAGGGATAGTTTGGGACATGTATTCCAATACGGTACGTTACTTTACATCGGGAAGTACGGGAGCGACGAAAAATATGAATATCGAACACTCCGTACCGAAGAGTTGGTGGGGGGATGCGGCAGATTATAACGGTACGACTCCGTTTACGCGTTTTAAGTATGAGGCGTCGTATGATTTACACCACTTGACTCCGGCCGATGCTGGTGCGAATGAACAGAAAAGTAATTATCCTTTGGGGGTGGTCTATACTGAATCTTGGTCTAACGGAGTTACGAAAGTCGGTACCGGATATATCGGTGGTAAAGCTGTATCTGTATTTGAACCGGCAGATGAATATAAGGGAGATTTTGCCCGAATGTATTTTTATTTTGTAACCTGTTATCAAGACTATACATGGGTGAGTCTCGGAACAAAAATGTTCCAGAGAAACGATTATCCTACATTAACCGACTATGCCCGGAACTTGTTGCTGGAGTGGAGCCGTCAAGATCCTGTCAGCCAGAAAGAGATAGATCGGAATGACGGTGTTTATAAGTTTCAGCATAACCGTAATCCGTTTATAGATTTTCCTGATCTTGCCGAATATATCTGGGGAACAAAGACGGACGAGGCTTTTTATTTGGGCGCGGGAATTACAAACTGGCAGACCGGAGATTATTTTATCTTTCCGAATTCGACTATCGGAGAGTCTGTCGAAAAGTCATTCAGAATTGAGGGAATACAAATAGCATCGGCAGTGTCGTTGATTCTTGACGGTGACGATAAAAATATGTTTTCTTTTGCCGTATCGTCACTTTCGGCTGATGAAGTGAATGCCGGGACGGATGTCGGCGCTACTTATATGCCTTCTTCAGCCGGATTGCATAAGGCAACGCTTACGTTGGCTGCCGATAATATCGCTTCGGTCGCTGTTGAATTACGGGGAGTATCTGTTCCTCAGACGATAAGGCGGATTGTTCCTGTGGGGTTGAAAAAGGAATATTCTTTGAACGATTCGGGAGTCGCCTTGAAATTGAGTGAAACGCTTCCCGGTTGTACATGGGAAGGCGATGGGGTGAGTGCGAATGTCTTTACTCCGGGAAAAGCCGGTAAGGGTACACATACACTGAAATGGAAGTCTTCATCCGGTTGCGGGTCGGTACAAGTTGTCGTTAAATGA
- a CDS encoding carboxypeptidase-like regulatory domain-containing protein, whose product MNRNLWLFIMLFFSVSAFAQKASLRGVLIDFGTKAPIAGVKVSLKNKNISVTSSKDGVFIFKNLSSGADELLVVSADYQPYQQSILIGKDEKIDLGNIALIRVEKASQQEENIQLFDESVLDDDNETSSQSSSYLSGASDDIYLNAASYNYSPMRFSIRGYDQSASTTYINGINFNDQERGRFNYSSLGGLNDAFRNKDVINGIENAPFAFGSLGGTTNINTRATAFAAGTKASVAYSNRSYNMRATATHSTGLMNNGWAFTGSAVWRWAKEGIIEGTFYNSWGYFLSAEKMINDRHSISLATYGAPTKRSQSAAVTQEVYDFRGIYYNPYWGYQNGEKRSSRVVNSFDPTVVANWDFKITDKQNLKTGFGFHYSNYSNTALGFYNAADPRPDYYRNLPSYQINDVLGSYGLEDQQNHMDIIMGNVDQDLVDELTGQWVNNNTDVTQINWNSLYQSNYLNNVANPDGSAKYVLEERHNDLMTTALNSVYSNQINRRLKLTAGVEANYSRGMHYKTMNDLLGGNQWIDIDQFAERDFTGNMTIIQNDLRHPNRKIVEGDRFGYDYNMHIVKAGVFAQNEWNWTKFDLSYAARFTYTTFWREGKMENGRAAVIGVQSYGKGKSLSFYDPSFKAGLVYKINGRQRLVLNGLVETRAPYAGYAYVAPRVKDTQIQKVVVNPKNPKQYRLEDLPSEKIYSYDLTYQFTTPIVKGRITGFHTITRDGVEGTGYYNDEFRTYINHTLSGVNKRYMGVEAGISVKLNNSFSVELAGTYGDYRYTDDAMGTMSAENGANLLTGELPVNAEAAKKSDIRERVYIKDLKVNNGPQLAASITLDYFHPKMWFADITLSYFDNNYLDFSPSHFTEMNYYGGTYQDEAGQDIQYSGYRKKGTYTAEERKSGKYAQDKALVEMFGTQEKLKGGFMLDASVGKVLYLNNRKQSLNINLSFSNILNNKDMVTGGYQQGRIARNNKSQTKDIQLVDRYPNKYYYAWGFNCFLNLGYKF is encoded by the coding sequence ATGAATCGAAATTTATGGCTGTTTATAATGCTTTTTTTCAGTGTTTCCGCTTTTGCTCAAAAGGCGTCGTTGAGAGGAGTACTTATAGACTTTGGAACCAAAGCACCGATTGCCGGTGTTAAGGTTTCTTTAAAAAACAAGAACATTTCGGTAACGTCTTCTAAAGACGGAGTATTTATTTTCAAAAATTTATCTTCCGGAGCCGACGAACTTTTAGTCGTTTCGGCAGACTACCAGCCTTACCAGCAGAGTATTCTGATTGGCAAGGATGAAAAAATCGATCTTGGTAATATCGCCTTAATTAGAGTAGAGAAAGCCAGTCAGCAAGAAGAGAATATACAGCTTTTTGATGAGTCGGTTTTGGATGACGATAATGAAACTTCGTCTCAATCATCTTCTTATTTATCCGGAGCTTCAGATGATATTTATCTGAATGCAGCCAGTTACAATTACAGTCCGATGCGTTTTTCTATAAGAGGTTATGATCAGTCGGCATCTACGACTTATATAAACGGTATCAATTTCAATGATCAGGAACGAGGACGTTTCAATTATTCGAGCCTTGGGGGACTGAACGATGCGTTTAGAAATAAGGATGTAATTAATGGTATTGAGAATGCTCCGTTTGCTTTCGGCAGTCTGGGAGGAACGACGAACATCAATACTCGGGCTACGGCATTTGCAGCCGGAACAAAAGCAAGCGTTGCCTATTCTAATCGTTCGTATAATATGCGGGCTACGGCTACACACTCTACCGGTTTGATGAATAACGGCTGGGCATTTACCGGATCTGCAGTATGGCGTTGGGCAAAAGAGGGTATTATAGAAGGAACATTCTATAATTCTTGGGGTTATTTTCTTTCGGCAGAAAAAATGATCAATGATCGTCATAGCATTTCATTGGCAACTTACGGAGCTCCTACAAAACGTTCGCAATCGGCTGCAGTGACTCAGGAGGTTTATGATTTCAGAGGTATTTATTATAATCCGTATTGGGGATACCAGAATGGAGAAAAAAGAAGTTCTCGCGTGGTGAACAGCTTCGATCCTACTGTCGTTGCCAATTGGGATTTTAAGATTACGGATAAGCAAAATTTGAAAACCGGTTTCGGATTCCATTATAGCAATTACAGTAATACGGCTCTCGGTTTTTATAATGCAGCCGATCCGCGTCCCGATTATTACCGCAATTTGCCGAGTTATCAAATCAATGATGTTCTCGGATCGTATGGACTTGAAGACCAACAGAATCACATGGATATAATAATGGGTAATGTAGATCAGGATTTAGTGGATGAACTGACCGGGCAATGGGTAAACAATAATACGGATGTAACGCAAATCAATTGGAACTCCTTATATCAGTCTAATTATTTGAATAATGTCGCTAACCCTGACGGAAGTGCCAAGTATGTGTTGGAAGAACGTCATAACGATTTGATGACTACGGCATTAAACTCTGTTTATTCAAATCAGATAAACCGTCGTCTTAAACTTACGGCAGGAGTCGAAGCCAATTATTCGAGGGGTATGCACTACAAGACAATGAACGATCTGTTAGGCGGTAATCAATGGATCGATATTGACCAGTTTGCCGAACGAGACTTTACCGGGAATATGACGATTATACAAAATGACCTTCGTCATCCGAACCGGAAAATTGTAGAAGGTGATCGTTTCGGGTATGACTATAATATGCACATTGTAAAAGCCGGGGTATTTGCCCAAAATGAGTGGAATTGGACGAAATTCGATCTTTCTTATGCAGCGAGATTTACTTATACGACTTTCTGGCGTGAGGGAAAGATGGAGAACGGTCGTGCTGCGGTTATCGGAGTTCAGTCTTACGGGAAAGGAAAATCCTTGAGTTTTTATGATCCGAGTTTCAAGGCGGGATTGGTATATAAGATCAACGGTCGCCAACGTTTGGTTTTGAACGGCTTGGTAGAGACTCGCGCTCCTTATGCCGGGTATGCTTATGTCGCCCCTCGTGTTAAGGACACGCAAATACAAAAAGTCGTGGTGAATCCGAAGAATCCGAAACAGTATCGTTTGGAAGATTTGCCTTCTGAAAAAATTTATTCTTATGACCTGACCTACCAATTTACGACTCCGATTGTTAAAGGGCGTATTACCGGATTCCATACGATTACCCGTGACGGAGTAGAAGGTACAGGGTACTACAACGATGAATTCCGTACATACATTAACCATACGTTATCGGGTGTAAATAAACGTTATATGGGTGTCGAAGCCGGAATCTCCGTAAAACTGAACAATAGCTTCTCTGTCGAACTGGCGGGAACTTACGGTGATTATCGTTATACCGATGACGCAATGGGAACGATGAGTGCGGAGAACGGTGCGAATCTGTTGACCGGAGAATTGCCTGTAAATGCTGAAGCCGCTAAAAAGTCGGATATTCGTGAACGGGTATATATCAAAGATTTGAAGGTAAATAACGGGCCTCAATTAGCAGCCAGTATAACTTTGGATTATTTCCATCCGAAAATGTGGTTTGCCGATATAACGCTTTCGTATTTCGATAATAATTATCTCGATTTCTCTCCTTCTCATTTTACCGAAATGAACTATTACGGCGGTACTTATCAAGATGAAGCCGGACAGGATATTCAATACAGCGGTTATCGTAAGAAAGGAACATATACGGCTGAAGAGAGAAAAAGCGGCAAGTATGCTCAAGACAAGGCTTTGGTAGAAATGTTCGGTACACAAGAAAAGTTGAAAGGCGGATTTATGTTAGATGCTTCGGTCGGAAAAGTTCTTTATCTGAATAATCGCAAGCAGTCGTTAAATATTAATTTGAGCTTTAGTAATATCTTGAATAATAAAGATATGGTTACCGGCGGTTACCAGCAGGGACGTATAGCACGTAATAATAAGAGTCAGACCAAAGATATTCAGTTGGTAGATCGTTATCCGAATAAATACTATTATGCATGGGGATTCAACTGTTTCTTAAATCTCGGGTACAAGTTCTAA
- a CDS encoding DUF5689 domain-containing protein, translating into MKAMRKLVWMLLAVSMVGFTSCDSDDDDWIDDGGQGSGGSDEGGVATPSGSGTYADPWNVAAAKENQDTDYKFVKGFIVGQVPSGDLEEAQFEAPFSGTSVSGEPLTEGQNILIAATADEKNVNNCLVVQLNPGALRTGLNLITEGNAAKVLGKEVILQGNLEKYFGVAGMKSSSYATLVESGEEFGAIIDPDGDFNVPEISIADIRAMHQGSDITITEDKKLVGVVISDVVNNNISSLKQLYVAAEDNSCGIVVFCSENASFNLGDKIEVRVKDLSLENYKGLLELNGVPLVNIRKVGTGTITPRQTTVAEVIANIDQWQSTLVTVQGEYIPKLDTGTFGADKKATTNTIKDGETTINSYVSGYAKFYSETVPTGVKTITGIAGVNNNTPQLNIRNVDDIK; encoded by the coding sequence ATGAAAGCAATGAGAAAATTAGTATGGATGCTTCTTGCTGTTTCGATGGTGGGATTTACATCTTGTGACAGCGATGATGATGACTGGATCGATGATGGCGGACAAGGCAGTGGCGGTTCGGACGAAGGAGGCGTTGCTACTCCCTCGGGTAGCGGTACTTATGCGGATCCTTGGAATGTTGCCGCAGCAAAAGAAAATCAAGATACCGATTATAAGTTCGTAAAAGGGTTTATTGTAGGACAAGTTCCCAGTGGAGATTTGGAAGAAGCTCAATTCGAGGCTCCGTTTAGCGGAACCAGTGTATCTGGTGAACCTCTGACTGAAGGTCAGAATATTTTGATCGCAGCAACTGCAGATGAAAAAAATGTAAATAATTGTCTTGTTGTACAATTGAATCCCGGTGCTTTGCGTACAGGTTTGAATCTGATTACCGAAGGCAATGCGGCTAAAGTTTTGGGTAAAGAAGTAATTTTACAAGGAAACCTTGAGAAATATTTTGGTGTGGCCGGGATGAAAAGCTCTTCTTATGCGACATTGGTAGAGAGTGGAGAAGAATTCGGTGCTATAATAGATCCGGATGGGGATTTTAATGTTCCTGAAATATCTATTGCTGACATTCGAGCTATGCATCAAGGTTCTGATATTACCATCACTGAAGATAAAAAACTTGTGGGTGTGGTGATTTCAGATGTTGTAAACAATAATATTTCTTCTTTGAAACAGTTGTATGTTGCAGCCGAAGACAACTCATGCGGTATCGTTGTGTTCTGTAGTGAAAATGCTTCATTCAATCTCGGAGATAAGATTGAAGTCAGAGTAAAAGATTTGTCGCTGGAAAATTATAAGGGATTATTGGAGTTGAATGGTGTACCTTTGGTTAATATTCGGAAAGTCGGTACGGGAACGATAACTCCTCGTCAGACGACTGTTGCTGAAGTAATAGCCAACATTGATCAATGGCAGTCAACTTTGGTTACGGTACAGGGAGAATATATTCCTAAACTTGATACGGGTACGTTTGGGGCTGATAAAAAAGCAACAACGAATACGATTAAAGATGGAGAAACAACGATAAATTCTTATGTTTCTGGATATGCTAAATTTTATTCAGAAACAGTTCCTACCGGAGTAAAAACAATTACGGGTATTGCTGGTGTTAATAATAACACACCTCAATTAAATATTCGTAATGTTGATGATATAAAATAA